GCAGCACTTTGTTGCCGGCCGGCATAATGGTATCAGTGGAAATGTTGTCCCCAAGCTTGAGTGCTACCTGACCGACGAGAGTATCCGGCAGCGGATTCAGTTGTGGAAAGGGTTTGATGTTGGGACCTCGGATGATTTCAGTTCGGCGGCCTTCATCGGAAGGGAAAATAATTGACGATTCATCCACGATATACCGGTCGGGATCTTCGACTCTGGGGTAACTCATCTCCGCAGAAAGATCCCTGGGGTCGGTAATCACTCCCTTGAGAGCTGCTGCCGCCGCCGTCTCTGGAGAGCAGAGGTAAACCCTGTCGTCTTTGGTGCCTGAACGCCCGGGAAAATTTCGGGGAAAGGTGCGCAGGCTCACCTGGCCGCTGCCAGGAGCCTGCCCCATGCCTATGCAACCGAGGCAGCCAGACTGATGGATTCTGGCTGCTGCCTGCAGCAGAGAGATTACTCCATTCTGCTGGGCCACGTTCTCCATTACCTGACGACTCCCCGGATTGATGTGAAAGGAAACATCGGGGTGGGCAATGCGGCCCTCCATGATCCTCGCCACCACCATGAGATCGCGAAAAGAAGAATTCACACTGCTCCCCACGATCACCTGATCAACTTTCTCTCCAGCCACTTCACGCACGGCAACCACGTTTCCTGGAGAAGAAGGGCAGGCTATGAGAGGCTCGAGAGTGGACAGATCGAGCTCCGCATGTTCGTCATATGGTGCGTCCGGGTCAGCAGCGAGTTCGACCCAGGCTTCACCCCGTCCCTGTGCTTTCAGGTATTTTCTGGTGTTTTCATCCGATGGAAAGATGGTGGAAGTAGCCCCCAGTTCGGTGCCCATGTTGCCGATGGTTTCTCTGTCAGTAGCTGAAAGGCTTTCCACACCAGGACCATAGTACTCTATTACTTTGCCCACACAGCCTTTCACATCATAACGCCTGAGCAACTCGAGAATCACATCCTTGGCGCTCACCCAGTCGGGAAGCTCTCCTGTAAGCTTCACACCCAGAACTCTTGGACAGGGAAAGTAGTAAGCCATGCCCGCCATGGCCAGGGCAACATCGAGTCCGCCTGCTCCCATGGCCAGCATGGAAACGCCGGCAGCCCCGGGAGTGTGGCTGTCAGCACCCAGCATGGTCTTGCCTGGCTGCCCGAAGCGCTCCATGTGCACCTGGTGAGAAATGCCGTTTCCCGGCCGGCTGAAATGGATGCCATAGCGGGCGCAGGCCGTCTGCAAGTAGCGATGGTCATCCGCATTCTTGTTGTCCGTTTGCAACAGGTTGTGATCAACATACTGGGCGCACAGTTCAGCCCGCACTCTATCCAGCCCTAGAGCCTCGAACTCCAGCATGGCCATGGTACCGGTGGCATCCTGCAGCAGAGTGTGATCGATCCGAATGCCAATCTCTTCACCTGGTACCAGGCTTCCGTCCACCAGGTGTTCAGCCAAAATTTTGTACGTCAGATTCTGTGCCATCTCTTCCTCTCTTCGGGTTGTAAGTCACTACAGCAAAAGGTGCTCTGTCCTGTCACCACCTGCAGGACGGTCAACATAGGCTTATTGCTGCACTACAGCCCATCCTGGGGCCGTACATCGCGCTTTGTTCTAGCCCATCCGCTGCTGCCTCTGCATGTCTGCACAAAGGGAGAGGAGGGCATGGACAGGGTGCAGCTCACAGGAAGAAAGGGTCCAGGACCACATTCATCGCGGCTTGCCTCGTCAACATAGCCGCAGGCGGACACTTTCTGAAGCCGACTATTAACTATAGCAAAAAGGTGTGAAAGATTCCATCATGTCAGAGAATTTCATGTTGAGTGGAACCGTTCACTGTCATGGTCTGCTCCATTTGTTTTGTCAATCAGTCAGCCTTCAAGATGATTGGAAATGGGGTACAAAACCGTGCTTCTCATAGACAGCCTGCGCAGCGGCAGACTTGATGAAATCCAGAAACGCTGCAGCATTCTCCCTGTTCTTTGCCTGCCGCAGCGAACAGACATAATAGTTTATGCGCTCCCGTTGATCCAGCTCCGGCCCCGGGTCCACCACGGCAATGGGCAGCCTTTGATCCTGGGCATGGATGATTTCTGTGGCCCACACCGGCCCCACATCCACTGTTCCCTTTACTATCCTCAGGGGTGTCTCTCTGTGGTGCACCACCGTAAGGATGGTTGTTGCTTCGGCCCGCTTCTGCTCCATAATGCGCTGAACAAGGTCTTCACCGCCAGCCTCACGGTACATGTCGATGATATGATAGGCAATATCTTCGTATTCTGGACTGGGCTGGGATATCCGCACTTCATCTCGCCCCAGATCATTTACCCTGACAATATCTGCAGGATTTTCCGCTGGCACCATGAGCACTATTCGGTTGTGTAGATAAAGAAAGTAGTCTTCCTCTTCGACAAAGCCTTTCTCTCTCAGGTGTTCCATGGCAGATCTGGATACCGAGCTGTAGACATCCGGCACAATGTCGAGCACTCTACCCTTGAACATGGCGCCCCCAGCCAGAATCTGCTTCAACTCGAGGCCTGGGGGCAGCGTTTCATAGAAAATCTTCTTGATGCTGGGATACTGCTCTTGAAATTTCCGCAACAGCTCAGCCATCACCATAAACTGATTGCCGGCCATAAAAAGAACAAGGTCGGCGGATTCTAGATATTCGAGGTTGTGCAGGTCGTCGCCTCGATCTGCAGGAATGACAGGGTAAGCTCCATTTGTCAACGCCATGACCTCATCTCCTTGCTTTGTTCAATTGACCGAAAGGCAAACAGCATACCTATTGTTCATTTTCTATTGACCGGCAATCAGGCGAAGGTGCTCAGGTGTGAGATACCATTGCAGTTCTCCGCTATGCGTGGGAAGGGAGTCCACATCGATCCTGCCGAGGCCGCCTCTCAGGAAGTGGATCGCCGCCCGCGAGCCTTCCGTCAACAGATAAGAGGCTACCTCTGCCAGGGAAGGAAGGTGTCCGGCTATAAAGACGGCCCTCCTGTCCTGGAACTGGCTGAGATATTGAACCGTATCCGCCGCGGGGGTCATGGCTTTGACTTTATCGGTTATCAAGATATCTTCCTGACGATAGCC
The Deltaproteobacteria bacterium DNA segment above includes these coding regions:
- the sixA gene encoding phosphohistidine phosphatase SixA, with the protein product MEIYLMQHGPNLSKEEDPTEPLSSEGEDCIKTAAAAIQKMGLSFEVVIASPKKRAQQTAAIVAEAIGYRQEDILITDKVKAMTPAADTVQYLSQFQDRRAVFIAGHLPSLAEVASYLLTEGSRAAIHFLRGGLGRIDVDSLPTHSGELQWYLTPEHLRLIAGQ
- a CDS encoding aconitate hydratase, with protein sequence MAQNLTYKILAEHLVDGSLVPGEEIGIRIDHTLLQDATGTMAMLEFEALGLDRVRAELCAQYVDHNLLQTDNKNADDHRYLQTACARYGIHFSRPGNGISHQVHMERFGQPGKTMLGADSHTPGAAGVSMLAMGAGGLDVALAMAGMAYYFPCPRVLGVKLTGELPDWVSAKDVILELLRRYDVKGCVGKVIEYYGPGVESLSATDRETIGNMGTELGATSTIFPSDENTRKYLKAQGRGEAWVELAADPDAPYDEHAELDLSTLEPLIACPSSPGNVVAVREVAGEKVDQVIVGSSVNSSFRDLMVVARIMEGRIAHPDVSFHINPGSRQVMENVAQQNGVISLLQAAARIHQSGCLGCIGMGQAPGSGQVSLRTFPRNFPGRSGTKDDRVYLCSPETAAAAALKGVITDPRDLSAEMSYPRVEDPDRYIVDESSIIFPSDEGRRTEIIRGPNIKPFPQLNPLPDTLVGQVALKLGDNISTDTIMPAGNKVLPLRSNIEAISEFVFYQVDPDFHSEAKEKGTVVVVGGENYGQGSSREHAALAPRYLGVRAKIAKSFARIHKANLCNFGILPLVFRDAADYDKLEKWNEVVLPEIRRRVAAGDREIPVRVNGHEFITTLDISPRQRQSILAGGTLNFVKEQLQAKQK
- a CDS encoding substrate-binding domain-containing protein, with product MALTNGAYPVIPADRGDDLHNLEYLESADLVLFMAGNQFMVMAELLRKFQEQYPSIKKIFYETLPPGLELKQILAGGAMFKGRVLDIVPDVYSSVSRSAMEHLREKGFVEEEDYFLYLHNRIVLMVPAENPADIVRVNDLGRDEVRISQPSPEYEDIAYHIIDMYREAGGEDLVQRIMEQKRAEATTILTVVHHRETPLRIVKGTVDVGPVWATEIIHAQDQRLPIAVVDPGPELDQRERINYYVCSLRQAKNRENAAAFLDFIKSAAAQAVYEKHGFVPHFQSS